One genomic segment of Desulforamulus reducens MI-1 includes these proteins:
- a CDS encoding Ger(x)C family spore germination protein, giving the protein MVKKIKPKAVLLLLLLITVLTTGCWDAADVKDIVIPFIAGFDYEKIKGQGKFYLYINNPVVGEAREKSDVLVAEGETVGDTRVDRGNKSARSISVGDLKGFLFGKELASRGLEETFDILYRNPRISKTPNLAVVDGMAKDIFYLKPKNFQTVGENVLDMFKNSSKNNFIPDETIHNFRINALTPGFNPVLPVLSIHGQDKIKISGAALFKKYKMVAMINAEDMRVLTWLRGEEKKGDILFELTDKQGGVKKIAFEGGNKRSVKAKLENGQPVFEVEIKLKGMVAEALGDFRFAGEEKNVELAEKALEEQVKRQCESFIEDLQYKYRVDAILLGKYARIYWPELVEKQDWDEVFCNSEIRVKVKVVIQGSGEVA; this is encoded by the coding sequence ATGGTGAAAAAGATCAAACCTAAAGCTGTTTTACTGCTTTTGTTATTGATAACTGTACTTACAACTGGCTGCTGGGATGCTGCTGATGTAAAGGATATAGTGATCCCCTTTATAGCCGGATTTGATTATGAAAAAATAAAGGGCCAGGGTAAATTTTATCTATATATAAACAACCCTGTTGTAGGAGAGGCCAGGGAAAAGTCCGATGTACTGGTGGCAGAAGGGGAAACAGTGGGGGACACCCGGGTTGACCGGGGTAACAAGTCTGCCCGCAGTATATCTGTGGGGGATTTGAAGGGTTTTTTATTTGGTAAAGAACTTGCCAGCCGGGGCTTGGAGGAAACATTTGATATATTATATCGCAACCCAAGGATCAGTAAGACCCCTAATTTAGCTGTTGTGGATGGTATGGCTAAGGATATATTTTATCTTAAGCCAAAGAATTTTCAGACTGTAGGCGAAAATGTACTTGATATGTTTAAAAATTCATCTAAAAATAACTTTATCCCGGACGAGACCATACATAATTTTAGAATTAATGCCCTTACTCCTGGTTTTAATCCGGTGTTACCGGTACTTAGTATTCATGGGCAGGACAAGATAAAAATATCCGGAGCAGCTTTATTTAAAAAGTATAAGATGGTGGCTATGATTAATGCCGAGGATATGCGAGTATTAACCTGGCTAAGGGGCGAGGAAAAAAAAGGGGATATATTGTTTGAACTTACAGATAAGCAGGGGGGAGTAAAAAAAATAGCCTTTGAAGGGGGAAATAAACGCTCTGTTAAAGCAAAGCTGGAAAATGGACAACCTGTCTTTGAAGTAGAAATTAAGCTAAAAGGAATGGTGGCGGAAGCTTTAGGAGATTTTCGGTTTGCCGGTGAAGAAAAAAATGTAGAACTAGCTGAAAAAGCCCTGGAAGAACAGGTTAAAAGGCAGTGCGAAAGTTTCATTGAAGATTTACAGTATAAATACAGAGTAGATGCAATTTTGTTGGGTAAATATGCCAGAATATACTGGCCAGAATTGGTGGAGAAACAGGATTGGGACGAGGTATTTTGTAACAGTGAAATTAGGGTAAAGGTTAAGGTGGTTATTCAAGGCAGCGGCGAAGTGGCCTAA